Genomic window (Acomys russatus chromosome 2, mAcoRus1.1, whole genome shotgun sequence):
GCTGTTTATTGTTGGCTTGAAGGAGTGAGATTTTTTCAGGTAAAGAGCAAACCACACACTGCTGGGCCCCTGCATGGTTCGCTGAATGGAATGGAGGGCCTGTTTCGTTCTCGGTGCTCCCACCGCTGGATTTGCCGTCAAGTGCTCTCATGATTTTCCTGATGCCAAGATGAAATATTTCCAAGATATTGAGTAACAAGGAGATGGCGGCGATGGTGTGCATGAAGAGCATGAAAATAGTCTTCTCTGTGGGCCTGGACACAAAGCAGTCCACCGCATTGGGGCAAGGGGCTTGGGAGCATTTGTAAAGGGGGCGCATCTGAAATCCATAGAGGATATACTGGCCTATCATGAACCCCACTTCTAACATAGACCTGGTCAAGATATGCAAGACATAAGTACGCAGCAGGCATCCTTTTAAAGGGACTTTGTGAATCCTCTTCTGCTCCTCGAGTCTCCTCAGCTCCCTCTCTACCCTTTGTTGCTCGTCCAGGTCAAGGTCTGGATTCTCCATCTGGGCTCTAAGATGTGacttcttcttctgcctttgtttctcaAAGTCCCTGAGTCTGTAAAGTGCATGGCCCATATACACCAAAGAAGGTGAAGACACAAAGATGATCTGCAAAACCCAGAATCTGATCAAGGAGATAGGGAAAGCGTCATCATAACAGATATTGTTACAACCTGGCTGCTGGGTGTTGCAGGCAAAAGAGGACTGCTCGTCATCCCACACGTCCTCAGCAGCGACACCAAGTACCAGCATTCGGAAGATGAACAGGATAGTCAGCCAGATTTTCCCCACGATGGTAGAGTGGGAGTGAACTTCCTCTAGGATGCCGCCCAGTAAGTTCCAATCTCCCATGGTTAGAAATCCACGTCTGAAATGTACAGATAACAAGGAGGCTAATAAAACTGAGGGGTGTTACTCGTAAAGGTGCATGCTCAGAAACATCACAGATCCTTTGCTTAAGTCAACACAAATCCTGACATCTACCTTATACTTGAAGAAGCTGGAATTTTCCAAGGAATATCAGTTTCTGAACAAAACCCCCTATAATCTAACTCAATTTACTTCTTACCATTTTCTCCGCCACCTGTATTTCCCTTTCGTTCCAGAATACCTGTTACTTTCCATATTTGCACAGTGCATTCCACAGTCTTGCTTACTTTTCTAGTCATTTGagaagcccatttttttttttctctatgcaGTCCAACTCCTACTTACCTTTTCCTTCCCTGAGTTTCTACAATCATCCATTTGGCCTTTGGCCTAGAAGAATTTTGtgatatttgcattttctgcC
Coding sequences:
- the Gja10 gene encoding gap junction alpha-10 protein, with translation MGDWNLLGGILEEVHSHSTIVGKIWLTILFIFRMLVLGVAAEDVWDDEQSSFACNTQQPGCNNICYDDAFPISLIRFWVLQIIFVSSPSLVYMGHALYRLRDFEKQRQKKKSHLRAQMENPDLDLDEQQRVERELRRLEEQKRIHKVPLKGCLLRTYVLHILTRSMLEVGFMIGQYILYGFQMRPLYKCSQAPCPNAVDCFVSRPTEKTIFMLFMHTIAAISLLLNILEIFHLGIRKIMRALDGKSSGGSTENETGPPFHSANHAGAQQCVVCSLPEKISLLQANNKQQVIRVNIPRSKSMWQIPHSRQLEVDVSCSKRDWAEKVENSGRRLHVHSPCPHDVSARIQHPGQQPCPSCFGPKNVTSQSWLGTMTAFQHCPSATLEAWEPSQGREASGKPLTDRHSHLQGSDGSARESGVWTDRLGPGSRKASFLSRLMSEKGQRHSDAGSSRSLNSSCLDFPHGENSPSPLPSATGHRASMNMLLELSSIMKK